Proteins from one Malaya genurostris strain Urasoe2022 chromosome 2, Malgen_1.1, whole genome shotgun sequence genomic window:
- the LOC131429605 gene encoding fatty acid synthase: protein MSSEIDNPAIEHRAKPPLPGDEIVISGIAGRFPNSDSVKEFGYNLYNKIDMVDDLETRWRHSNVEIPRRMGKVNNLEKFDATFFGVHFKQAHTMDPQCRILVEHAYEAVIDAGVNPKTVRGSRTGVFVGACFAESEKTWFYEKISSGGFGITGCSRAMMANRISYTMGLNGPSFLLDTACSSSMYALDCAFNAIRNGECDAAIVGGSNLLLHPYVTLQFARLGVLAADGYCRPFDKDASGYTRSEAISVVYLQKARDAKRIYANLVYSKTNCDGFKEEGITYPSGLMQRRLLTEFYQEIGIDPSTVDYVEAHSTGTVVGDPEECAGLDKIFCTGRKKPLPVGSVKSNIGHSESSSGICSIAKSVLAFENLMIPPNINFTDLRKDIPSLVEGRLFVVSEPIPLEGPLIAVNSFGFGGANAHALLKGNTKEKVNGGVPDDNLPRLITWSGRTEEAIDAILTDMSNRHLDAEYVALLHNVQSESIPGNVFRGYGVYAKNETENAICLGRDCQHYTGLKRPLVWVFSGMGSQWTEMGSSLIDIPIFRNSIENCHRILEKRGLNLMEILTSKECKYENILHSFVGIAAVQIGIVDVLRSLDIEPDYVIGHSVGELGCAYADNCFTAEQMILSAYSRGMASLETKTVFGSMAAVGLGYRKIRTMLPSGIEVACHNGPDSCTISGPKQNVESFVKELTGKGIFAKEVPCSNIPYHSKYIAEMGPRLLARLNEVIPEPKKRSSKWLSSSVPKIRWDQTESQYSSAHYHTNNLLSSVLFEETSALLPNNAMTIEIAPHGLLQAILKKSMPNAVHIGLTKRGNRDNVQYLFNALGKLYVNGLDIPVSRLYPQVQFPVSRGTPMISHLVRWDHSEDWFVTKFEMQKSSKSGERRVKIKLSDQDYSYISGHVIDGRVLFPATAYLHLAWETLAMVRGPMYFDLEVEFEDVKFLRATSIAKDQEIEFTVMLQPGTGRFEITEGSAAVVTGYVKHVENIQLSQIPDPPESDYPILQARDFYKELRLRGYHYNGAFRSVKEARADARCGKVNWELNWVSFLDCLLQCCIVGKDSRSLMIPTGLERMRIDPKMHLAIANTMDEGQQVFDFKYSEVLNTIRCGGIEIIGLQASTVGRRKPPGYPVLESYQFISHIPAPKMSKSDAVRVCVQLALENIPVPKVKAVEVDFHNDTPITPLFAEALGDLPLVTADLMFLSQQQISLPTVHVEDGKLSTQSNCLFLVSVHCLSRPELIEEAASSLHDSGFILSREAPNLASDSIVAPAGYQLIAVIPVENETYVLLQRIKRKYLGSPTIISLPANDEQYQWISKLREAMKQGSVIVVSQGDRTSGIIGLVNCIRKEPDGGMVSCVFIDDPKAPSFELDNPIYKVHLKLGLAINIYRNGRWGTYRHLQLVQPAVTKPRRDHCYANALTKGDLSSMTWLSGPFNQRRPKGELVRVSYSSLNFRDVMFAAGKLSADFANLTRIEQQCELGFEFSGMGESGRRIMGMVTTGAMATHVECDDTLTWTVPDKWTLEEAATVPVVYTTVYCALFINAHIQKGQSILIHAGSGGVGLAAIRVCFAYGLKVYTTVGSQAKRDFLLQTFPKLQAEDIGNSRDTSFEKMIMYRTNGKGVDYVLNSLSEDKLHASLRCLGKYGKFLEIGKYDMANDTKLGLNRFLRALSFTAVLVDFLFTAPPEEKMVLKNMLDKDIKSGIIVPLKSNVFPASEIENAFRFLASGKHVGKVLLKIRENPNDDHSLPIDYLPRMYCNPDHSYVVVGGLGGFGLELADWLVLRGCRKLVMSSSKGVSKPYQAYRIKIWEQYGVNIVVNTENIATRKGCEALLLAATKLGPVGGIYNLAVQLRDSIFENQTVDKFAECMGPKALATKYLDELSRKMCPRLEYFIVFSSVSCGRGNGGQSNYGMANSVMERLIEHRHANGLPAKAIQWGAVGEVGLVADMQEDKLDMEIGGTLQQRISSCLQELDPLLTTPDPIVASMVVAEKRIRTSGKDNIIESVMNIMSIRDIKSVSMDTTLSELGMDSLMAVEIKQTLEREYELFLTPQDLRSLTFMKLQELTEAKASSDENVKLKLANEKTPTGVAMLLRNLGDEFNSEHTILRLQSENDSKKYNACVLLTPGIEGVAGNAWHNIASQLTLPTFITQLTKTINMTSIAEISEFLANDVIENVFKGAEHFYLVGYSFGAFVTLELARLLEETGKRGQILLIDGAPKFLHKLAVDQMSDNWTEESIQIVLIAGILNTIFPDETTDVLPIITECTTFESRIDKLLELAKDQNIYSEEYLRMMTKALFNRIKITLLTDVNKIQPLESPITLVRPTEVSVVDIEEDYGLSEYTKSNVSLKFLEGNHITMLENPKLTQIITESDPVLESDRFFQKYLQSNVIAE, encoded by the exons atGAGTTCCGAAATTGACAATCCTGCGATTGAGCACCGGGCTAAGCCACCTCTGCCGGGTGATGAGATCGTCATTTCCGGTATTGCTGGACGGTTCCCAAATTCAGACAGTGTGAAGGAATTCGGTTACAATTTGTATAACAAAATCGATATGGTTGACGATCTGGAAACTCGCTGGCGCCACAGTAATGTGGAGATTCCGCGTCGGATGGGAAAGGTCAATAACCTGGAGAAGTTCGACGCTACGTTCTTCGGTGTGCACTTTAAACAG GCTCATACCATGGATCCGCAATGCCGTATACTGGTGGAGCATGCCTACGAAGCCGTCATTGACGCTGGTGTGAATCCGAAAACAGTCCGTGGTTCACGAACTGGAGTGTTTGTTGGTGCCTGTTTTGCTGAGTCGGAGAAAACTTGGTTCTACGAAAAGATATCTTCGGGTGGTTTCGGTATTACCGGTTGCTCCAGGGCAATGATGGCAAATCGGATATCCTATACCATGGGTTTGAACGGGCCGTCGTTTCTGTTAGACACTGCTTGCAGTAGCTCCATGTATGCGTTAGATTGCGCATTCAATGCTATTCGTAATGGAGAATGCGATGCTGCCATCGTGGGTGGATCGAATTTGTTGCTTCATCCATACGTTACGTTGCAGTTTGCTCGTCTGGGTGTCCTGGCTGCGGATGGCTATTGTCGACCGTTCGACAAGGATGCTTCCGGTTATACTCGATCAGAAGCCATCTCTGTGGTGTATCTGCAGAAAGCGCGTGACGCCAAACGCATCTACGCTAATCTTGTTTATTCCAAGACAAATTGCGATGGCTTCAAGGAGGAAGGTATAACTTATCCGTCAGGGTTGATGCAACGTCGATTACTCACGGAATTCTACCAAGAAATCGGTATTGATCCTTCAACCGTCGACTATGTTGAAGCCCATAGCACCGGTACTGTAGTGGGCGATCCCGAGGAATGTGCAGGATTGGACAAAATTTTCTGCACCGGACGTAAGAAGCCATTACCCGTTGGATCAGTAAAGTCAAACATTGGTCATTCGGAATCTAGCTCTGGCATTTGCTCAATCGCTAAAAGTGTGTTGgcatttgaaaatttgatgattcCACCCAACATTAACTTCACCGATCTCCGAAAGGATATTCCTTCGCTAGTTGAAGGAAGGTTGTTTGTCGTCTCTGAACCAATACCGTTGGAAGGTCCGTTGATAGCTGTGAACTCGTTTGGTTTCGGTGGAGCCAATGCTCATGCATTACTCAAAGGTAACACAAAGGAGAAAGTTAACGGTGGCGTTCCAGACGATAATCTTCCAAGACTGATTACCTGGTCTGGCAGAACTGAGGAAGCTATCGATGCAATTCTAACCGATATGAGCAACCGTCATTTAGATGCAGAATATGTGGCACTCTTGCATAATGTTCAAAGCGAGTCAATCCCCGGCAATGTATTTAGAGGCTATGGAGTATATGCTAAGAACGAAACCGAAAATGCCATTTGTTTGGGACGGGATTGTCAGCACTACACTGGTTTGAAACGACCCCTAGTCTGGGTGTTCAGCGGAATGGGATCGCAGTGGACAGAGATGGGTAGTTCCTTGATAGATATACCGATCTTCCGAAATTCCATCGAAAACTGTCATCGCATTCTGGAAAAGAGAGGTCTTAatttgatggaaattttgaCATCGAAAGAGTGTAAATACGAAAATATTCTACATTCATTTGTTGGAATCGCAGCGGTACAGATCGGCATCGTAGACGTGCTTCGGTCATTAGATATTGAACCTGACTATGTCATCGGACATTCGGTTGGAGAGTTGGGATGTGCATATGCAGACAACTGTTTCACGGCCGAACAGATGATTCTTTCGGCCTATTCTCGTGGTATGGCGAGTTTGGAAACTAAAACTGTATTCGGTTCAATGGCCGCCGTTGGGTTGGGTTATCGTAAGATTCGAACAATGCTGCCATCGGGTATTGAGGTCGCCTGTCACAACGGGCCGGATTCGTGTACAATTTCTGGTccgaaacaaaatgtagaatCCTTTGTAAAGGAGCTTACGGGCAAGGGTATCTTTGCGAAAGAGGTTCCATGCTCCAACATACCGTACCATAGTAAATACATTGCCGAAATGGGACCACGTCTTTTGGCACGTTTGAATGAAGTGATTCCCGAACCAAAGAAGCGTTCATCCAAGTGGTTGAGCTCTTCCGTACCCAAAATTCGTTGGGATCAAACCGAGAGTCAATATTCATCGGCTCACTACCACACGAACAATCTGTTAAGTTCAGTTTTGTTCGAGGAAACCTCGGCACTGCTTCCAAACAACGCAATGACCATCGAAATCGCTCCGCATGGTCTCCTGCAGGCTATTCTGAAGAAATCAATGCCAAATGCGGTTCATATTGGTTTGACCAAACGTGGCAATAGAGATAATGTTCAATATTTGTTTAACGCTCTTGGAAA ATTGTACGTTAACGGCTTGGACATTCCAGTATCGCGACTATACCCACAAGTGCAATTTCCAGTATCCCGTGGAACACCGATGATCTCGCACTTGGTTCGATGGGATCACAGTGAGGACTGGTTTGTGACGAAATTCGAAATGCAGAAGTCCTCCAAGAGTGGTGAGCGTCGTGTGAAGATTAAACTTAGTGATCAGGACTACAGTTACATCTCTGGCCACGTAATCGACGGTCGTGTACTGTTCCCAGCAACTGCATATTTACATCTAGCTTGGGAAACACTGGCTATGGTTCGGGGACCAATGTATTTCGATTTAGAAGTCGAGTTTGAAGATGTAAAGTTTTTGCGGGCGACTTCAATTGCCAAGGACCAGGAAATCGAGTTTACCGTGATGCTGCAACCGGGAACCGGCCGATTCGAG ATTACCGAAGGATCCGCAGCAGTGGTGACTGGTTATGTCAAACACGTTGAAAATATTCAGCTCTCCCAAATTCCGGATCCACCAGAGAGCGATTACCCCATTCTTCAAGCACGCGATTTCTACAAGGAACTGCGTCTCCGAGGATATCACTATAACGGAGCGTTCCGATCGGTGAAAGAAGCACGCGCCGATGCTCGCTGCGGAAAAGTTAACTGGGAATTAAACTGGGTGTCCTTTTTGGATTGTCTACTACAATGTTGCATCGTGGGCAAGGATAGCCGTTCACTTATGATTCCAACAGGATTGGAGCGCATGCGAATCGATCCCAAAATGCATCTGGCCATCGCCAATACAATGGATGAAGGCCAGCAAGTTTTCGACTTCAAGTACTCGGAAGTGCTCAACACAATACGTTGTGGAGGTATCGAAATCATTGGTCTGCAAGCTAGCACCGTTGGACGTAGGAAGCCCCCTGGCTATCCCGTGCTAGAATCTTATCAGTTTATCTCGCACATTCCCGCTCCGAAGATGTCTAAATCTGATGCTGTACGAGTGTGCGTTCAGTTGGCTCTCGAGAATATTCCGGTTCCGAAGGTTAAGGCCGTTGAAGTAGACTTCCACAATGACACACCGATAACTCCTCTCTTTGCTGAAGCTTTGGGGGACCTTCCGCTTGTAACAGCCGATCTTATGTTCCTCTCACAGCAGCAAATATCGTTGCCCACAGTGCACGTCGAGGATGGCAAGCTCTCAACACAGTCGAACTGCCTTTTCCTGGTTTCAGTTCACTGCTTAAGTCGTCCAGAATTGATCGAGGAAGCGGCTAGCAGTCTGCACGATAGCGGATTCATCCTTTCACGGGAGGCACCAAACctagcttcagatagcattgtgGCTCCAGCGGGATATCAACTTATAGCAGTTATCCCAGTTGAAAACGAAACGTACGTACTTTTGCAACGTATCAAACGCAAGTACCTGGGAAGCCCCACCATCATTAGTCTTCCAGCTAACGATGAACAATATCAATGGATCTCCAAACTTAGAGAAGCCATGAAACAGGGATCGGTTATCGTAGTGTCTCAAGGGGATCGCACTTCGGGAATTATTGGTCTAGTGAACTGTATTCGCAAAGAACCGGACGGTGGAATGGTTAGTTGTGTTTTTATCGATGACCCGAAAGCCCCGTCCTTTGAACTTGATAACCCGATCTATAAGGTTCATTTAAAGCTAGGCCTCGCTATTAACATCTACCGAAATGGTCGGTGGGGAACGTATCGCCATCTTCAGCTAGTGCAGCCAGCAGTTACCAAACCTAGACGTGATCATTGCTATGCTAATGCTTTAACCAAAGGTGATTTATCATCTATGACATGGTTAAGCGGACCGTTTAACCAGCGTAGACCGAAAGGAGAACTGGTACGAGTTAGCTACAGCTCATTGAACTTCCGCGATGTGATGTTTGCTGCCGGTAAACTGTCAGCTGATTTTGCCAATCTAACCCGTATCGAACAGCAGTGTGAACTTGGGTTTGAGTTTTCTGGAATGGGCGAAAGTGGACGTCGTATAATGGGTATGGTTACCACTGGTGCTATGGCAACTCACGTGGAATGTGATGATACCTTGACCTGGACTGTTCCGGATAAGTGGACACTTGAAGAAGCGGCAACCGTACCTGTGGTTTACACCACCGTTTATTGTGCTCTGTTCATTAATGCGCATATTCAAAAAGGTCAATCTATTCTTATTCATGCTGGAAGTGGTGGCGTCGGACTGGCAGCAATTCGTGTATGCTTTGCATATGGTCTAAAAGTATACACCACGGTTGGCAGTCAAGCTAAACGAGATTTCTTGTTGCAAACATTCCCGAAACTTCAGGCAGAGGACATAGGCAACTCGCGTGACACAtccttcgaaaaaatgattatgtacCGCACGAACGGAAAGGGGGTTGACTATGTATTGAACTCCCTATCGGAGGATAAACTTCATGCTTCCTTGCGGTGCTTGGGTAAGTATGGaaagtttttggaaatcggCAAATATGATATGGCAAATGATACCAAGCTTGGTCTGAACCGCTTCCTGCGAGCATTGTCGTTCACCGCAGTACTGGTCGATTTCCTTTTCACTGCTCCACCAGAAGAAAAGATGGTTTTGAAGAATATGCTAGACAAAGATATTAAATCCGGAATCATTGTACCACTGAAAAGTAACGTATTTCCGGCTAGCGAAATTGAGAATGCTTTCCGGTTCTTGGCTAGCGGCAAACATGTTGGAAAGGTTCTGCTGAAAATTCGTGAAAATCCGAACGATGATCATTCGCTTCCAATCGACTACCTCCCTCGAATGTACTGCAATCCAGATCATTCCTATGTAGTTGTCGGAGGTTTGGGAGGGTTCGGTTTAGAACTTGCAGATTGGTTAGTACTTCGAGGATGCCGTAAGCTTGTAATGAGCTCGAGTAAGGGTGTCTCCAAACCATATCAGGCATATAGAATCAA AATTTGGGAACAATATGGAGTAAATATTGTTGTAAACACCGAAAACATTGCGACCAGAAAGGGATGTGAAGCATTGTTGTTAGCTGCTACCAAATTGGGTCCCGTAGGTGGCATCTACAATCTAGCTGTTCAACTACGTGATAGTATTTTCGAGAACCAAACGGTGGACAAGTTTGCGGAATGCATGGGACCAAAGGCATTGGCTACCAAATACTTGGATGAACTAAGCCGTAAAATGTGTCCTCGCTTGGAATACTTTATCGTTTTCTCTAGTGTGTCCTGTGGACGTGGAAATGGTGGTCAAAGTAATTACGGTATGGCAAATTCTGTGATGGAGCGACTCATTGAGCATCGTCATGCCAACGGTCTTCCAGCCAAGGCTATTCAGTGGGGAGCTGTTGGTGAAGTTGGTTTAGTAGCTGACATGCAAGAGGATAAGTTAGATATGGAAATTGGAGGAACCCTCCAGCAACGCATATCTTCTTGTCTTCAAGAGCTAGACCCTCTACTGACGACACCGGATCCTATAGTCGCTAGTATGGTTGTCGCCGAGAAACGCATTCGAACTAGCGGAAAAGATAACATAATCGAATCAGTGATGAACATCATGAGTATTCGTGACATAAAATCGGTATCGATGGATACTACGCTATCGGAACTGGGTATGGATTCGTTAATGGCCGTAGAGATCAAGCAGACATTGGAACGCGAGTACGAGTTATTCCTTACACCTCAAGACCTTCGTTCGCTGACGTTCATGAAGCTACAAGAGCTAACGGAAGCCAAGGCAAGTTCCGACGAGAACGTGAAACTAAAACTCGCCAACGAGAAAACACCAACCGGAGTTGCTATGCTGCTGCGTAATCTGGGCGATGAATTTAACAGTGAACACACGATTTTACGATTACAATCTGAGAACGACTCAAAGAAATATAACGCCTGCGTCCTGTTGACACCCGGAATCGAGGGAGTCGCTGGTAATGCCTGGCACAACATCGCTAGCCAACTAACTTTGCCAACTTTCATTACTCAATTGACGAAGACTATCAACATGACCAGCATAGCAGAAATAAGCGAATTTCTAGCTAATGATGTAATCGAGAACGTATTCAAAGGGGCCGAACATTTCTATCTAGTCGGATACTCGTTCGGTGCTTTTGTTACGTTGGAATTAGCTCGGTTATTGGAGGAAACCGGTAAACGTGGACAAATTCTACTGATTGATGGAGCACCTAAGTTTCTTCATAAACTGGCGGTTGATCAAATGTCAGATAACTGGACGGAAGAATCCATTCAAATCGTGTTGATCGCCGGTATTTTAAACACAATATTCCCCGATGAAACCACTGATGTACTACCAATTATAACCGAGTGTACTACATTTGAATCTCGCATCGATAAGTTACTGGAACTAGCAAAAGACCAGAACATCTACTCTGAGGAATATCTGCGAATGATGACTAAGGCATTATTTAACCGTATCAAGATCACCCTGTTGACCGATGTCAATAAAATCCAGCCTTTGGAGTCACCAATTACGTTGGTTCGCCCTACCGAAGTATCAGTTGTCGATATTGAGGAAGATTACGGCCTATCTGAGTATACTAAATCCAATGTAAGCTTGAAATTCCTGGAAGGTAATCATATTACTATGCTAGAGAACCCGAAATTGACCCAAATTATAACCGAGTCTGATCCAGTGCTGGAATCGGATCGTTTCTTCCAAAAGTATCTACAGAGTAACGTTATAGCTGAGTAG